In Blastocatellia bacterium, the genomic stretch GCGGATCGGGCGAGCATTTTTCTCCTGGACGAAGAGAAGCGCGTGCTCTGGTCGCAAGTGGCGCTGGCGAGCGAACCGATTCGATTCGATGCCCGCCTGGGAATTGCCGGGGCCGTGGCCCTCACGGGAGAGACCATCAGAGTAGATGATGTCCGCCAGGACCCTCGCTTTTATCCCGGAATTGACGCCCGAACGGGCTATCGCACCCGCAACATCCTGGCCGTACCGCTGCGTACCACCGAGGGAGAGATCATCGGCACGTTCGAGGTATTGAACAAGAAGGGAGGATCTTTCACCCCGGAGGACGAGGAGCTATTGAAAGCGTTAGCTGCTCATGCGGCCATTTCCATCGAGACGGCCCGGCTGGTGAGCCAGTTGAGGGAGCATCGGGATCGTCTTCTGGAGGAGAATACGCGGTTATGGAAAGAGGTGGAGGGGAAATTCGCCACTCAGAATATCCTCGGCACGGACGAAAAGATTCAGCGCGTGGTGCGGCTCATCGAGCAAATCAGCGACACTACCCTCACCGTTTTGATTACGGGCGAAAGCGGAACAGGCAAAGAGCTGGTCGCCCGGGCGATTCACTACAGCAGCCCGCGCGCCCGTGGCCCCTTTGTGGCGTTGAACTGCGCGGCCTTGCCGGAAGGATTGGTGGAGACTGAACTCTTCGGCATCGAGAAGGGCGTGGCCACGGGTGTCGAACGACGCGCGGGAAAATTCGAGGAGGCTCATGGGGGAACACTCTTTCTCGACGAAATCGGCGACCTGAGCCTCCCGGCTCAGGCGAAGATCCTTCGCGCTCTGCAAGAGCGCGTCATCGAGCGCGTCGGAGGGCGACGCCCCATCCCCGTTGACGTGCGCATCGTGGCGGCAACGAACAAGGACCTTGCGAAGGAGATCACGAAGGGAACGTTTCGTGAGGATTTATACTATCGCTTGAAAGTGATCCATATCGAGATGCCTCCCCTGAGAGAGATCCGGCAGGACATTCCTCTCCTGGCCACCCATTTCCTCACCACCGCTTGTCGGGAGATGGGGAGGGAACCCAAAAAACTGTCGCCTGGAGCCATTGCCTGCTTGATGAGTTACTCCTGGCCGGGGAATGTCCGGGAGTTGGAGAACGAGATGAAACGACTGGCGGCCATGACCTGGCGAAGGACGATTACCGAGGATGATCTCTCGGAGAACATCCGGCGGGGAGGAAAAGTCCCGTCTCCATCCGTCAGCTCGCTGAAAGAAGCCGTTGCCGAGATCGAGAAGCGGATGATCCTGGAGGCTCTCCAGGCCTGTCGGCACAATCAACAGCGGGCGGCGCGGATGCTCGGCGTGAGTCGCCAGGGGTTGATCAAGAAGATGAAACGGTACGGCATCAGGTAGAGCGTGTCGAGAAAGAAGCCCTGTCGCTCCGAGTGAAGACCCTCGGCATCCCCTCTCATCCCGCTGTTCAGTTCCAGGGGGGTGAAATGACCGTCGCCGGACCAGTGCCGCCTTCAATTCTCCACATACCCTATTTCGCTCGGGTGGGGCTCTGATCTGATACCAATTGCCTTTTGAAAAACCCTCTTGCCCATGACTGGTTATGGGATGGGGACCTGTAGATCCGAAACCCACCCCTCCGCAATCCGTAATTCCCCTCGCGTTGCCGGAGCGTTGCCCTGGGCTATTGTATTTCGCTCCAGTCGGAAACTGAGGATTTAATCGTCCGGACTTGTGGAGGGATCAATGGTGAAGGCGGAAGATACGGAGAAGTTTCCTCGTCCGTCGGTAATCCATGTGCCTCCACGGTGGTTTTTCCGGGGAATCGCTCATGGACAATGAGCCCACCACGAACGATCAAACATGGGAGCGCACTGGGCGAGCGTGCTTCTTTTCAACGGCAAGACCGGCAAACAAGATGCTGGCGCTCCCGGGGTTATTTTCGGGGGAGACGGGGCACCGACAATTCCGATTGCGACAGCAGCGCCTTGACAGTCGGCGATAATCATCGTACACCCCTTGTCGTCGGACGATGGGGTGACATCGTTGCCGGGGGAGGGAGAAGAAGAGATGAATCGAAAGTTTTATGCGAGAGGGTTTCTCGTGAGTCTCGCTGTGGCTGTCGGTGTGGGAGCGCAGCAACCGGCCAGGGGTAGAGCCCCGATGGATGCTCCAAAGCTGACGGCGGAAGAGATCCTGGAGAAAGGGATTGCTGCAACCGGCGGGCGAGAAGCTCGCCAGCGCATCACCAGTATCATGAGCAAAGGAACGCTGGAGATTGTCCCCCAGGGACTTCAGGGAACGATTGAAATCTACGCCAAAGCGCCGAACAAGTTGCTGATTATCCAGACCATCCCCGGTCTGGAGATCAAGCAGGGATTCGATGGAGAGGTGGGGTGGGTCTACAACTCCCTCCAGGGTTTTCGTCGGCTCGAAGCAGAGGAACTCGAAACGTTCAAGCGCAGGGCGACCCTTCATTCGGAGATTCACTGGCGACGGTTGTACGAGAAGGTCGAACTGATTGGCCAGGAGAAAGTGGGAGATCGCACAGCCTATGTCATTCGCCTGACGCCCGGCGTGGGGAATCCGGTGACCCAGTACTATGACAGTGAGACCTTTCTCCTGCTGCGCACCGACACCACGCAAGATGGTCCGTTGGGCCCCATCACTCAGGAGGCCTATCCCTCGGATTATCGTGAGATGGATGGCGTCCTGGTTCCCTTCACCCTGACGACGAAGGCGCCGACGGCTGTCGTCGTCGTCCGCATCACCGAGCGAAAGACAAACGTCGAGATTGACGATTCGCGGTTCGCTCCACCGAAATAGCGCCGTGACGCAGACGAATGGAGCGCAGACTTTCCACTCCTGCGAATGTGGTGCAATCTTTCGCGTCAGCGAGTCTTGCGCAGGTGGAGTGACTGAGGCTGTGACGATCCGGCCTCGGCAACCAGAGTATCGGGCGACTCATCCGCGCTCACACGGGCGCGGCGGTAGAAGGCGCGGAAGTATCCATACATAGAACTCATCGAGAAGATGACGGCCAGCCACAGGAACCCACGTCCGGCGCTGTAGATGAGAATGCGAAGGTCATGGGCGGTGAGGGAGCCGGTCGTGAACACCCGGGCGAATGCTCCCACAAAGGCGGGAGCTTCCCAGAAAACGGGGACGGCGTACGGAGTCACCGGCGGGCCTCCCTCGTCTGTCATGCTGAGGATGAGCAGGGCGACGGCAATAACCTGCGTGAGCATCTTGAACTTCCCCAGCCGGGAGGCGGCAATCAGGTATCCCTCACGCGCCGCCAGGCTCCGCAATCCCGTGACGGCGAACTCCCGGCCGATGATGACGACGACGGCCCAGGCGGGGGCGAGCCGATTGTCCACCAGCGCGATCAGAGCCGCCGAGATGAGCAGTTTATCGGCGATGGGATCGAGCATCACGCCGAGAGTCGAGACCTGTTTCCATCGCCGCGCCAAATAGCCGTCGAGCCAATCGGTCAACGCCGCTATGAGGAAGATCGTCACCCCCAGAAGCCGCTGGGAGACGCCAAACCAGGCTTCCGATACCCGCGTCAGCAGCACCACCACCAGCAGTGGGACGATGAAGATGCGCAGCAGCGTTATGGCGTTTGGCACATTCAAGGCTCGTCTTCCTCAAAAACGGTGCGAGGTTAAGATACAAGAGTTCGAATGCCCCAGGCAAGATGCGCGGGAAGGACCTCGTCGGGCCGCCAGCCTGATGGTTGATTGCCTCGGCTCATTCCAACCGCTATTGCCGGCGTGCCGAATCACGGCTCATTCGTTCTTCTGCGAGTCGGGGGCAGGAGGTGGCTGGCTCTTTCCCTTTAACTGGTCGCGGTAGCGTGTTTCTTCTCGATTATTCTGCCAGCGCGCCCACACATAATATGCCAGCACCCAAACGGCCGCGACGAGAAAGAATCCGTAAAAATTCCCGCCGAATCCCATGATTTTTCCTCGCCCGGTTATTCCCGTCGCCATGACGAGCGCAGTTTCCAGAATCCGGTTCCCAGACCGAAGAGTGCCAGGATGAGGCCGTCATTGAGGGTCGTCGCCGTCAGAATGTGATCGCTCCAGGACACGGCCTCAGCGGGTTTATGGGTGATCCGGATAAACGACGGCACGCTCGTCAGCCGCAGTGAGCCGTGACGCGCATCCGACCACAGGAACGGAGGAAACGAATTCCCCACGTGAACGTCTCCCTCCGGCAGAATGACCGAGAGATGGACCGACCGCTCGCCCGGGCGTGTCGGCAGCGCCGGGACGGGCAGCGGGATCCGCGCGGATTCATCCGACGTCGCCTCGACGCGATAGCGAATGACATACCGGAGAGAAGTCTTCCCCGGCTCTCTGACTGCGGCGGCGAAGGCGATATGATGGGTTCGCCCCGTGGTCCGATATTCGTACTCGATCGGTTGTCCCGCCGTCGTGAGCACCTCAAGATCGCCGATATGCTGGTGGTCGAAACGGATGAGCGTATGCGTGAGCTTTTCACCGGAAGGGGGCGGCGCGGTGGTCACCGTGATCGTGGCGGTGATCTGCCGACGATCAACGAAGGCGAGGCGAGCCTCATACGCCGTGAGGGCGGGCATACCGTCGGCCGCCCGGACAAAAGACGCGCTCACCAGCACAAGAACAATGCCGAGCACTCCCGCTCGAGCAGTAGAGGCGGAAGGGATCCCGCACCGGGCATCATCCCGAACGAGGGTGAATGGACCTGACATCATTTTTGTTCCTCAACTTTTCTGCCGTTCTCCGCGCCTGCTCTATGGCCCGTCTTCGTGCGGCTCATGGCGACATAGAGAAGGGCGCTCGCGGCGATGCCGATTTCGACGGCGTCAATATCGGGGAAGCGATCCTGGCCCCAGAGGCTCCAGAGCAAGCACCCCAGGAAGCCCCCAATCATCGAACCGAGGGCGCTGGCGGACGTTCCCCGTCGCCAGTTCAAGCCCATTACAATGGGGACGAAGAAGAAGCTGGCGATGAAGCGAGTTTGCACCACGACGAGCGATTGCACATCGGTATACCGCTCAAGCGCAAATCCAATGGGCAACGCGCCGAGCAGCAGAATGCTCAGCCGATTGAGCAGGAGTTTGCGCCGCTCCGACGCGTGGGGATTGATGAGTGAGACATAGAGATCATGGGACACTCCGGCTGCCGTGACGATGAGGATCGAGTTGACCGTTGACATGATGGCGGAGATCATCGCCACGAGAAAGAGCGAGCCCGCCAGCGGCGACAACAGATGAAGTGCCATGAGAGAACTCGCCTGATCGGGGGAAGAGAGATGGGGAAAGAGCATGCGCATGATGAGACCGATGAGCATCACCGCTGCTCCGATGAGCGCCTGAAAGAGGATGCACACGCCGATGGCATACCGCACCGTCGCTTTATCCCGCATCGAGTAGAAGCGCACCATTTCGTAAGGAGCCGCCGCCATCGTCAATCCGAAGGCCAGCGAGAAGCCGAGAATTTGACGGCCGCTGTACCACCAGCCGGTCAATCGGTGATCGAGTGCGGTCAGATACTCCCCGACGATCTGGAGACCTCCGGCCTGGTAGAGAAGAAGAGGAATCGCCACCATCACTCCGGCTACCATGATGAGCGTTTGCAGGAAATCAATGTAGGAGCTTGACCGCACACCGCCCAGCATCGTGTAGAGGAGCGTGCTCACCATCAGGATCAGCATGGAGACGCGAGGATCGAGGCCGAAGAGGGCCTGGAAGATCTCGCCGCAGGCTTGATACTGAGCGGTGAGCAGGATCGTGTAGCTGAAGATGATCAAAAGCGCCGATACGACGCGCACCGCCTGACTCTCGAATCGCGCCGCCAGAAAATCGGGGATCGTCACCGCGCCCCACTCGCGCAGCTTCGGGGCTACCAGCAGGGCTGACAGAAGCCAGCCGAACCAAACTCCGGGCCAGACCCAGACCCAACTGACGCCGGTGGCATAATGGCGGCCGACGGTTCCCACAAACGTTCCGGCACTAATTTGCGTGGCTGCCAGGACGGCTCCACCCACCCAGGGACCAATCGTGCGGCTGGCAGTGAGGAAATCGTCCTCGGTGCGCGTGCGCCGTAGTCCCCACACCCCGATGGCCAGAATGACGAAGAAATAGACGACCAGAACGATGAGAAACGTCAAAGAGGGACCGGTCATGGCGATGACGTCAGAAACTCACGGCGTCGCTCCTCCGGCCACTCAGGGGGCGAGCGACGCCCCGGATGATTCGCTTCTCTTTATGGGGTATGCCCCCGCTCGCTCTCACGACCACCAGACCTCCCGCAGGACGCGAATGACATTCCCCCCCAGAACCTTGGTGATCTCATCATCGGAGTACCCGTGACGCACGAGCCAGCGAACGATATTGGGGAACGTCTCGGACGGATTCTCCAGGCCGGCAACGTAAGGGACTTCGGGGAAGGGGACGCTCCCATGAACCGTTCGAATCGAGAGATGCTCAGCGAAGACGCGATGTAAGGCGACGTGATCGCCAAACAGGGTGTCCGGGCCGAAGGCGACGTGATCAATGCCGACGAGATTCACGATATACTCGAAGTGTTCCATCACCGACTCGATGGAGTGGCGAGGGTGATTCCGGGTCAATGTCGTATGAGGAGCGGCCTCGATCCCGATGATTCCTCCTTTGGCGGCGCAGGCGCGGAGAACCTCATCGGGTTTCATGCGGGCCGTCGGCCACAAGGCCCGTGCTCCCGCGTGGGAGATGAACACCGGCTTCTGGCTTTCGGCAATGGTATCGAGCGAGGTCTGATCGCCGCAGTGAGCAATATCAATGGCCATGCCCAGTTTGTTCATGCGACGCACGACGCGGCGCCCGAATTCCGTCAGGCCGGCATCGGTGCGCTCTCTGAGGCCCGAGCCGAGCGCGTTCGCCTCACTATAAGTAATGCCCATCATGCGCACACCGAGGCCATAGAGGACGTCCACCCGATCAATCTCGTTCTCAATCGGCGTCGCCGCTTCGAGCGCCGGCACCAGAGCAATGCGCCCCGTTTCTTTGGCGGCCAGCAGATCCGCCACCGTTTCGGCGCGATAGACCATCTTCTGGTGAGCCAGATCGCTCAACCGCATTCCCAGATCGTGAATGATGTCGGTCCATTTCCACCCGGCATTACTGGTGATGAGCGCCGTCCCGTCCATGAAGTTGTCGAAGATGACATCAATGTGGGAGACGGCGAGTCCCTGGTAGCCGGTCCAATCGCGTCCCTGACGGCGATAGTCGAAGATCTCGGTCACGTCCTCCGGAGTGACGAACGGATGGTCATGCAGCGAGACGATTAGAGCCGTATCCAGCAGTCGCTGGACGCGCTCCTCTTCCGCCGGACTCACCTCGACGGTCAACGACTCGACGCGCCCGATCTCACGGGCCAGGCGAAAGGGCTTGTAATCCACACCCGGTTCGAGATACTGGTAGGATCTGTAGCCGTTGTAGTTCTTCTGGCTCATAGCCGATGTCCTCCCCGAAACGTGTTTTTCCGGTACTGGCATGTGATATGCTTGCGATAAACATACGCCTCTGCTGAGGACGGTGGATCGTTACTCGGACCCCGTGCGCGCGGCTCCGCGACGAGTACCACGGCGAGAGCCAGGCGGTGGGAACGGAGCCGACAGCTCCCGAAGGTGCGGCCTGCTGAGACTCGCGAGCGATTTCTTCATCTCTCCGCTTCATCAGGCCGCCCGCGGCGAGAACGATCAAGTTTCGCCGGCGGGAATGCTTGCTTCCTCCTCACCGCGTGGCGCTGCGTTGGAGCGCCGTTTTGACGAAGCCGAGAAGCTCTTCGATGGTGCAGGGCTTCGTCAGATAGAGGCTTTGCGTGTCGCGCAAGAAGGTGAGCGTGTGGGGGCTGATGACATCCCCGCTCAGAAAAACGATTCGTCGGGCTATCTCCGGATCCACCCGACTGAAGTGTTGAAAGAGTTCCATGCCGCCCACGCCCGGCATCTTCAAATCCGCCACGATGAGATCATAGCGATTGGCTTCGATCAAGCCGATGGCGGCTTCCCCGTCGAGCGTCGTATCCACGATGTAGTTGTGCGACTGGAGAATACGCCGGATGAGTTCGGCAACGGCTTTTTCATCGTCCACCACGAGGATGCGTTTCCGTTCCATCTCCTCCACTGTCGGTTCCGTGACGGGAGCCGTCGGTGACGATGAAGCGGCGACCGTATCAACGAGAGTTCGGGCCGATTGGGCCAGCTCGCGAACCGTCTCGATGGCCTGTCGCGCTTCGGTTCGGATGAGTCCCAGATTCTCCGCCACCTCCTCGTTTTCGCTCAGAGAGTGGTTCAGGATCTGGGCATAGAGATTGATGCTCGTCAGCCGATTATTGATGTCGTGCGCGATCTGGGAGATCGTTTCCACAAGATGACGCAGATCGGGACGCGGCTCGGACGTGACCGATGCGGCGCCGCCGGCGAGGACGTACCGATGCGCGTACTCGTAGCGGGCGGTGATTTCTTCGGAGAAGGACTCGGCCAGAATCTGAACGAGGTCGCGCACGCCCTGAAGTTTCTCGCCGTCCAGAGCGAGATCGAATGCCTGCTGGTAGCGTGTCCCCAGCGCGGGATTTCCTTCGGGAAAGAGTCTTTCCAGTTCGGCGCAGCCATAGAAGTTGAGGATGGGATACGCGGCGACGGTCAAGCTCGCTTTGGGATAGCGGCGGCCCTCGAAAGTGAGGATGATCGGGCAGCTCCAGAGCGTCTTGCGCCCGCCGACGCAATCGGCGCTCACCGGGCGCAGCTCTTTCATCGCCTTGAGCGATGCCTGCCAGGTATCAATGACGCAGCGGGGCAGGCCGGTCGCTCTATCCTCCAGCTTGTTGAGTTCGCGGCAGAGCGGCGATTGCACCAGCAACGGCAGCGCATCGTGAACCAGCGGCAGGGGGAAATCCTCATCGTAGAGATAAACCGACGCCTCCATGTGGGTGATGATGCTCAATTGAATTTGCAGGCGGAGGATCTTCGTCGTATCTATGAGCAGTCCCAGTTCGATCCGGTCCGGCGGCAGGAGCCGACCGGAGGCATCGAGACAGCGCGACACATCGAATGTCCAGGATCGCTGGCGCATAGTTACCGGTCAGGTCAACTCGATAACACGGACACAGTAGCGGCCAATACCGATCTCATCTCCGGGGGCGATGGCCGCTTCTTCTCCGGCCTCCATCTCCCGGCCGTTGAGCGTCAGGGGATTCCGGCCCTCGACGACCAACATCCACCGGTTTGCCGCCTGACGCTGGAGCCGGGCGTGACGACGGCTGATCTCCAGATCGCCGGGAAGCTCCAGGTCCACGGCCACCGTGGTTCCCCCACGCCCGATGGTCACGACGGGAAGCGAGAACGCGCGCACCGTTTTCTCGCCTCCCTCTCGCGTGCTGACTTCGACCACCAGGCGATAAGGCGCGATCACGCGCGTCTCTTCATCCTGAGGTTTCATCTCCAGCGGCGTCGTCTGGCCGCCGGGTGGGGCCGGTCCGAGAAGAGTCGTCTTCTGTTCGTCGCGGTGCCAGATCGGGGTGACCGAAAACTGTCCCGGCGGGAGCGATCCGTCCACCCGGATCTGGATGGCGAACGATTCGGTATGGTGACGGCCGCGGGTGATCTCGCGCGCGCGCATCGCCGTCAGATTCTGCAATCCGCGCACGAAACCGATCCGCTTCTCACCGCGCAGCGCCGCATCATCCTCTCGGCTGAGGAAGACGACATATCCCGGAGGAACGTACACCGGCTCGTTGGGAGGCGAGAGCATCTCCTCCCGCATCACCCGTTCGATCTCGGCGGCGATTTGGTGAAGAAATTCATCCCAGCGCGACGGCGATTCGTCGGCCGTCCCGACATATTCCCTGTCCAGATCGGCGAGAAATCCCTTCAGTTTTTTCAACCACCCTCGACTCATCCAGTCATCGCACGGCCAATGAGGAGCGTCGGCTCTCCCCTCTGCCCGACGTTTCCCACCGGCGACCGGGTCGCACGGACCATTCGGCCAGCACCCCTGAGCAAACGAGAAAACCCATGCTCCTTGTCGCACGAGCTTTCGCGCCTGCGATTCCTCACTTGACGGCTGCTAGTATACTCAGTCAGCCACCGCCAATCCACTGCCTTTCGTTCGAATTATCCCTTCAGCGACGTGACGACGCCTTCTGCCGGCCGAGGTAGGTTTGCAGCAGGCGATCCGCTTCGGCTGACTCCCCGCACGCCTCCAGCGCGGCTGCCGCAAAGAGGAGATTCTCGTCGCTGCCCCGGAGTTCCACAGCCGTGAGAAAGCTCTCGGCGGCTTCCCGCCACTTGCCGGCAGCCAGACGGACGCGCCCCAGCCAGTGATAATAGACGCTATTGTTCTGGTCGAGATCAACGGCGCGATGAAAATCCCGTTCGGCCTGTTCGTAGAGTCCCTGGTTGAAATGACGGATGCCTTGATCGAACGTGGCATGAGCTTCCGCTTCCGCAGGAGAGGGCGCGATCGTCGGTGTCACCGTCCTCGATCCATTCGTGCTCCAGGAACGGCCGAGGAGCAAACCGGTGACAAAGATGAGAAGCGCACTGATGACGGTAGCGGCAATGCTCGGCCCACCGATCTTCCACCAGGGCGGCTGACGGCTGCTTCTCCCTGTGGGCTCCGCTGCCGCCGGATGAGATCCCGCCTCCGATTCCACCCCCTCTCGCGGGGAGAGATCGTCGCTCACGGTCCGATCGGTCAGAGGATGTTTGGGCAAAGCCCAGGCGGGCTGATCCCGGTGAGCGACCGACGGACGCGCGGGCCCGCCCGTTTCGCCGTCGCT encodes the following:
- a CDS encoding sigma-54-dependent Fis family transcriptional regulator, with amino-acid sequence MRICQKLSAEHDLDALLDLIAREATRLIEADRASIFLLDEEKRVLWSQVALASEPIRFDARLGIAGAVALTGETIRVDDVRQDPRFYPGIDARTGYRTRNILAVPLRTTEGEIIGTFEVLNKKGGSFTPEDEELLKALAAHAAISIETARLVSQLREHRDRLLEENTRLWKEVEGKFATQNILGTDEKIQRVVRLIEQISDTTLTVLITGESGTGKELVARAIHYSSPRARGPFVALNCAALPEGLVETELFGIEKGVATGVERRAGKFEEAHGGTLFLDEIGDLSLPAQAKILRALQERVIERVGGRRPIPVDVRIVAATNKDLAKEITKGTFREDLYYRLKVIHIEMPPLREIRQDIPLLATHFLTTACREMGREPKKLSPGAIACLMSYSWPGNVRELENEMKRLAAMTWRRTITEDDLSENIRRGGKVPSPSVSSLKEAVAEIEKRMILEALQACRHNQQRAARMLGVSRQGLIKKMKRYGIR
- the pgsA gene encoding CDP-diacylglycerol--glycerol-3-phosphate 3-phosphatidyltransferase — translated: MPNAITLLRIFIVPLLVVVLLTRVSEAWFGVSQRLLGVTIFLIAALTDWLDGYLARRWKQVSTLGVMLDPIADKLLISAALIALVDNRLAPAWAVVVIIGREFAVTGLRSLAAREGYLIAASRLGKFKMLTQVIAVALLILSMTDEGGPPVTPYAVPVFWEAPAFVGAFARVFTTGSLTAHDLRILIYSAGRGFLWLAVIFSMSSMYGYFRAFYRRARVSADESPDTLVAEAGSSQPQSLHLRKTR
- a CDS encoding sodium:solute symporter family protein; this encodes MTGPSLTFLIVLVVYFFVILAIGVWGLRRTRTEDDFLTASRTIGPWVGGAVLAATQISAGTFVGTVGRHYATGVSWVWVWPGVWFGWLLSALLVAPKLREWGAVTIPDFLAARFESQAVRVVSALLIIFSYTILLTAQYQACGEIFQALFGLDPRVSMLILMVSTLLYTMLGGVRSSSYIDFLQTLIMVAGVMVAIPLLLYQAGGLQIVGEYLTALDHRLTGWWYSGRQILGFSLAFGLTMAAAPYEMVRFYSMRDKATVRYAIGVCILFQALIGAAVMLIGLIMRMLFPHLSSPDQASSLMALHLLSPLAGSLFLVAMISAIMSTVNSILIVTAAGVSHDLYVSLINPHASERRKLLLNRLSILLLGALPIGFALERYTDVQSLVVVQTRFIASFFFVPIVMGLNWRRGTSASALGSMIGGFLGCLLWSLWGQDRFPDIDAVEIGIAASALLYVAMSRTKTGHRAGAENGRKVEEQK
- a CDS encoding membrane dipeptidase, with the protein product MSQKNYNGYRSYQYLEPGVDYKPFRLAREIGRVESLTVEVSPAEEERVQRLLDTALIVSLHDHPFVTPEDVTEIFDYRRQGRDWTGYQGLAVSHIDVIFDNFMDGTALITSNAGWKWTDIIHDLGMRLSDLAHQKMVYRAETVADLLAAKETGRIALVPALEAATPIENEIDRVDVLYGLGVRMMGITYSEANALGSGLRERTDAGLTEFGRRVVRRMNKLGMAIDIAHCGDQTSLDTIAESQKPVFISHAGARALWPTARMKPDEVLRACAAKGGIIGIEAAPHTTLTRNHPRHSIESVMEHFEYIVNLVGIDHVAFGPDTLFGDHVALHRVFAEHLSIRTVHGSVPFPEVPYVAGLENPSETFPNIVRWLVRHGYSDDEITKVLGGNVIRVLREVWWS
- a CDS encoding response regulator, which encodes MRQRSWTFDVSRCLDASGRLLPPDRIELGLLIDTTKILRLQIQLSIITHMEASVYLYDEDFPLPLVHDALPLLVQSPLCRELNKLEDRATGLPRCVIDTWQASLKAMKELRPVSADCVGGRKTLWSCPIILTFEGRRYPKASLTVAAYPILNFYGCAELERLFPEGNPALGTRYQQAFDLALDGEKLQGVRDLVQILAESFSEEITARYEYAHRYVLAGGAASVTSEPRPDLRHLVETISQIAHDINNRLTSINLYAQILNHSLSENEEVAENLGLIRTEARQAIETVRELAQSARTLVDTVAASSSPTAPVTEPTVEEMERKRILVVDDEKAVAELIRRILQSHNYIVDTTLDGEAAIGLIEANRYDLIVADLKMPGVGGMELFQHFSRVDPEIARRIVFLSGDVISPHTLTFLRDTQSLYLTKPCTIEELLGFVKTALQRSATR
- a CDS encoding FHA domain-containing protein, translated to MSRGWLKKLKGFLADLDREYVGTADESPSRWDEFLHQIAAEIERVMREEMLSPPNEPVYVPPGYVVFLSREDDAALRGEKRIGFVRGLQNLTAMRAREITRGRHHTESFAIQIRVDGSLPPGQFSVTPIWHRDEQKTTLLGPAPPGGQTTPLEMKPQDEETRVIAPYRLVVEVSTREGGEKTVRAFSLPVVTIGRGGTTVAVDLELPGDLEISRRHARLQRQAANRWMLVVEGRNPLTLNGREMEAGEEAAIAPGDEIGIGRYCVRVIELT